One region of Miscanthus floridulus cultivar M001 chromosome 19, ASM1932011v1, whole genome shotgun sequence genomic DNA includes:
- the LOC136527489 gene encoding uncharacterized protein, with protein sequence MANLAPTWVTKAGLGVLTLNSGLAIYRARDDPASILFVSGAYTTLLLLFCCLRDYEQAAPGSPARERARRLVWPLTTLLTVAFAWKVAAVMPSAVAAAVVWALAVATTAGGFFALFVPG encoded by the coding sequence ATGGCCAACCTCGCGCCGACCTGGGTCACCAAAGCCGGCCTGGGCGTGCTCACCCTCAACTCCGGCCTGGCCATCTACCGCGCCAGGGACGACCCCGCCTCCATCCTCTTCGTCTCAGGTGCGTACAccaccctgctcctcctcttctgcTGCCTCCGGGACTACGAGCAGGCGGCCCCCGGTTCGCCGGCCAGGGAGCGGGCGAGGCGCTTGGTGTGGCCGCTCACCACGCTGCTCACCGTGGCCTTCGCGTGGAAGGTCGCGGCAGTCATGCCTTCGGCCGTCGCGGCCGCCGTCGTCTGGGCGCTCGCCGTCGCCACCACCGCCGGTGGCTTCTTTGCTCTGTTCGTTCCCGGATGA